Proteins from one Escherichia coli genomic window:
- the trxB gene encoding thioredoxin-disulfide reductase, producing MGTTKHSKLLILGSGPAGYTAAVYAARANLQPVLITGMEKGGQLTTTTEVENWPGDPNDLTGPLLMERMHEHATKFETEIIFDHINKVDLQNRPFRLTGDSGEYTCDALIIATGASARYLGLPSEEAFKGRGVSACATCDGFFYRNQKVAVIGGGNTAVEEALYLSNIASEVHLIHRRDGFRAEKILIKRLMDKVENGNIILHTNRTLEEVTGDQMGVTGVRLRDTQNTDNIESLDVAGLFVAIGHSPNTAIFEGQLELENGYIKVQSGIHGNATQTSIPGVFAAGDVMDHIYRQAITSAGTGCMAALDAERYLDGLADAK from the coding sequence ATGGGCACGACCAAACACAGTAAACTGCTTATCCTGGGTTCAGGCCCGGCGGGATACACCGCTGCTGTCTACGCGGCGCGCGCCAACCTGCAACCTGTGCTGATTACCGGCATGGAAAAAGGCGGCCAACTGACCACCACCACGGAAGTGGAAAACTGGCCTGGCGATCCAAACGATCTGACCGGTCCGTTATTAATGGAGCGTATGCACGAACATGCCACCAAATTTGAAACTGAAATCATCTTTGATCACATCAACAAAGTTGATTTGCAGAATCGTCCGTTCCGTCTGACTGGCGATAGCGGCGAATACACTTGCGACGCGCTGATTATTGCCACCGGAGCTTCTGCACGCTATCTCGGCCTGCCCTCTGAAGAAGCCTTTAAAGGGCGTGGAGTTTCTGCTTGTGCAACCTGCGACGGTTTCTTCTATCGTAACCAGAAAGTTGCGGTCATCGGCGGCGGCAATACCGCGGTTGAAGAGGCGCTGTATCTGTCTAACATCGCTTCGGAAGTTCATCTGATTCACCGCCGAGATGGTTTCCGCGCGGAAAAAATCCTCATTAAGCGTCTGATGGATAAAGTGGAGAACGGCAACATTATTCTGCACACCAACCGTACGCTGGAAGAAGTGACCGGCGATCAGATGGGCGTCACTGGCGTTCGTCTGCGCGATACGCAAAACACCGATAATATCGAGTCACTCGACGTTGCCGGTCTGTTTGTTGCTATCGGCCACAGCCCGAACACGGCTATTTTCGAAGGGCAGCTGGAACTGGAAAACGGCTACATCAAAGTGCAGTCGGGTATTCATGGTAATGCCACCCAGACCAGCATCCCTGGCGTCTTTGCCGCAGGCGACGTGATGGATCACATTTATCGCCAGGCCATTACATCTGCGGGTACAGGCTGCATGGCGGCACTTGATGCGGAACGCTACCTCGATGGTTTAGCTGACGCAAAATAA
- the cydD gene encoding heme ABC transporter permease/ATP-binding protein CydD, translated as MNKSRQKELTRWLKQQSVISQRWLNISRLLGFVSGILIIAQAWFMARILQHMIMENIPREALLLPFTLLVLTFVLRAWVVWLRERVGYHAGQHIRFAIRRQVLDRLQQAGPAWIQGKPAGSWATLVLEQIDDMHDYYARYLPQMALAVSVPLLIVVAIFPSNWAAALILLGTAPLIPLFMALVGMGAADANRRNFLALARLSGHFLDRLRGMETLRIFGRGEAEIESIRSASEDFRQRTMEVLRLAFLSSGILEFFTSLSIALVAVYFGFSYLGELDFGHYDTGVTLAAGFLALILAPEFFQPLRDLGTFYHAKAQAVGAADSLKTFMETPLAHPQRGEAELTSADPVTIEAEDLFITSPEGKTLAGPLNFTLPAGQRAVLVGRSGSGKSSLLNALSGFLSYQGSLRINGIELRDLSPESWRKHLSWVGQNPQLPAATLRDNVLLARPDASEQELQTALDNAWVSEFLPLLPQGVDTPVGDQAARLSVGQAQRVAVARALLNPCSLLLLDEPAASLDAHSEQRVMEALNAASLRQTTLMVTHQLEDLADWDVIWVMQDGQIIEQGRYAELSVANGPFATLLAHRQEEI; from the coding sequence ATGAATAAATCCCGTCAAAAAGAGTTAACCCGCTGGTTAAAACAGCAAAGCGTCATCTCCCAACGTTGGCTGAATATTTCTCGTCTACTGGGCTTTGTGAGCGGCATATTGATCATTGCCCAGGCCTGGTTCATGGCGCGAATTCTGCAACATATGATTATGGAGAATATTCCCCGTGAAGCCCTGCTGCTTCCCTTTACGTTATTGGTTCTGACCTTTGTACTGCGCGCATGGGTGGTCTGGTTACGAGAACGGGTGGGTTATCACGCCGGGCAGCATATCCGCTTTGCCATCCGACGTCAGGTTCTCGACCGTCTGCAACAAGCAGGGCCAGCGTGGATTCAGGGTAAACCGGCGGGGAGCTGGGCGACGCTGGTACTCGAGCAAATTGACGATATGCATGATTACTATGCACGCTACCTGCCGCAAATGGCGCTGGCAGTGTCGGTGCCGTTGCTGATTGTGGTGGCGATCTTCCCCTCTAACTGGGCTGCGGCGCTCATTCTGCTGGGCACTGCTCCGTTAATTCCGTTATTTATGGCGCTGGTTGGAATGGGGGCTGCCGATGCTAACCGACGCAACTTTCTCGCTCTTGCTCGCTTAAGTGGACATTTCCTCGATCGCCTGCGCGGCATGGAAACATTGCGTATTTTTGGTCGTGGTGAAGCTGAAATTGAAAGTATTCGTTCTGCTTCGGAAGATTTCCGCCAACGGACAATGGAAGTGCTACGGCTGGCGTTTTTATCCTCCGGCATTCTCGAATTTTTTACCTCGCTGTCAATTGCTCTGGTGGCGGTCTACTTTGGTTTTTCCTATCTCGGTGAGCTGGATTTTGGGCACTACGATACTGGCGTGACGCTGGCTGCGGGGTTTCTGGCCCTGATCCTTGCGCCGGAGTTTTTCCAGCCATTGCGCGATCTGGGTACGTTTTATCATGCTAAAGCCCAGGCTGTTGGCGCGGCAGACAGTCTGAAAACGTTTATGGAAACCCCGCTCGCCCATCCGCAGCGCGGTGAGGCTGAATTAACGTCGGCCGATCCGGTGACCATTGAGGCCGAGGATCTGTTTATCACGTCGCCGGAAGGTAAAACGCTGGCAGGTCCGTTGAACTTTACTTTGCCAGCAGGCCAACGAGCGGTGTTGGTTGGTCGTAGCGGTTCAGGTAAAAGCTCACTACTGAATGCGCTTTCCGGTTTTCTTTCATATCAGGGATCGCTACGAATCAACGGAATAGAATTACGTGATTTATCACCAGAATCATGGCGTAAGCATCTCTCCTGGGTTGGTCAAAATCCACAATTACCAGCAGCAACACTACGAGATAACGTACTGCTGGCACGACCTGATGCCAGCGAACAAGAGTTACAAACAGCACTGGATAACGCGTGGGTCAGTGAGTTTCTACCGCTCCTGCCACAAGGAGTTGATACGCCTGTTGGCGACCAGGCTGCCCGCCTTTCCGTAGGCCAGGCACAACGTGTGGCGGTGGCGCGTGCATTACTGAATCCCTGTTCGCTATTACTGTTGGATGAACCCGCAGCAAGCCTTGATGCTCACAGTGAACAGCGCGTAATGGAGGCGCTGAATGCCGCCTCTCTGCGCCAGACAACGTTAATGGTCACCCACCAGTTAGAAGATCTTGCTGACTGGGATGTCATTTGGGTAATGCAGGATGGTCAGATTATCGAGCAAGGACGTTACGCGGAATTAAGCGTGGCTAACGGTCCTTTTGCCACATTGCTGGCCCATCGTCAGGAGGAGATTTAA
- the cydC gene encoding heme ABC transporter ATP-binding protein/permease CydC — protein MRALLPYLALYKRHKWMLSLGIVLAIVTLLASIGLLTLSGWFLSASAVAGVAGLYSFNYMLPAAGVRGAAITRTAGRYFERLVSHDATFRVLQHLRIYTFSKLLPLSPAGLARYRQGELLNRVVADVDTLDHLYLRVISPLVGAFVVIMVVTIGLSFLDFTLAFTLGGIMLLTLFLMPPLFYRAGKSTGQNLTHLRGQYRQQLTAWLQGQAELTIFGASDRYRTQLENTEIQWLEAQRRQSELTALSQAIMLLIGALAVILMLWMASGGVGGNTQPGALIALFVFCALAAFEALAPVTGAFQHLGQVIASAVRITDLTDQKPEVTFPDTQTRVADCVSLTLRDVQFTYPEQSQQALKGISLQVNAGEHMAILGRTGCGKSTLLQLLTRAWDPQQGEILINDSPIASLNEATLRQTISVVPQRVHLFSATLRDNLLLASPGSSDEVLAEILRRVGLEKLLEDAGLNSWLGEGGRQLSGGELRRLAIARALLHDAPLVLLDEPTEGLDATTESQILELLAEMMREKTVLMVTHRLRGLSRFQQIIVMDNGHIIEQGTHAELLALQGRYYQFKQGL, from the coding sequence ATGCGCGCTTTGCTACCCTATCTGGCTCTGTATAAACGTCATAAATGGATGTTAAGCCTTGGTATTGTGCTGGCAATTGTCACACTGCTCGCCAGTATCGGTCTGTTGACACTTTCCGGCTGGTTCCTCTCCGCCTCAGCGGTGGCGGGCGTTGCAGGACTGTATAGCTTCAACTATATGCTACCCGCTGCAGGCGTGCGTGGCGCAGCAATCACCCGTACCGCCGGGCGTTATTTTGAACGTCTGGTGAGCCATGACGCGACTTTCCGCGTGTTGCAGCATCTGCGCATTTACACCTTCAGCAAATTGCTACCCCTCTCCCCTGCCGGACTGGCGCGCTATCGTCAGGGCGAATTGCTCAACCGCGTCGTGGCGGATGTTGATACGCTCGATCATCTTTACCTGCGCGTTATCTCGCCGCTGGTAGGCGCTTTTGTAGTGATTATGGTGGTGACTATCGGGTTAAGTTTTCTTGATTTCACCCTCGCCTTTACGCTGGGTGGCATTATGTTACTGACGCTTTTCCTGATGCCACCGCTGTTTTATCGTGCGGGAAAAAGCACCGGGCAAAATCTGACTCATCTTCGCGGGCAGTATCGCCAACAACTGACAGCCTGGCTGCAAGGGCAAGCTGAGCTGACCATTTTTGGTGCCAGCGATCGTTATCGCACGCAATTAGAGAATACTGAAATTCAGTGGCTGGAAGCGCAACGCCGTCAATCTGAACTGACAGCTTTGTCGCAAGCAATAATGCTGTTAATTGGCGCGTTAGCGGTGATCCTGATGCTGTGGATGGCGTCTGGCGGCGTTGGTGGCAATACTCAACCAGGCGCGTTAATTGCCCTGTTTGTCTTCTGTGCGTTAGCCGCGTTTGAAGCACTGGCACCAGTAACGGGTGCATTTCAGCATCTGGGGCAAGTCATTGCCTCTGCCGTACGGATCACCGATTTAACGGATCAAAAACCTGAAGTCACCTTCCCTGATACCCAAACTCGTGTTGCCGATTGCGTTTCGCTGACGTTACGGGATGTTCAGTTCACTTATCCGGAGCAGTCCCAACAGGCACTTAAAGGGATTTCTCTTCAGGTAAACGCCGGAGAACATATGGCGATTCTCGGGCGAACCGGATGCGGTAAATCAACATTGTTACAACTGCTGACCCGCGCATGGGACCCGCAACAGGGCGAAATTTTAATTAACGATAGCCCCATAGCCAGCCTGAACGAAGCAACTCTACGACAGACCATCAGCGTTGTGCCACAGCGAGTGCATCTGTTTAGCGCCACACTGCGTGATAATCTGTTACTCGCCTCGCCTGGCAGTAGTGATGAAGTTTTGGCGGAGATCTTGCGTCGAGTTGGTCTGGAGAAGCTGCTCGAGGATGCAGGTCTCAACAGTTGGTTAGGTGAAGGCGGACGCCAGCTCTCCGGTGGTGAACTGCGCCGTCTGGCTATCGCCCGTGCGCTGTTACATGATGCGCCACTGGTATTGCTGGATGAACCTACCGAAGGCTTAGATGCCACAACTGAAAGTCAGATCCTTGAATTACTTGCAGAAATGATGCGTGAGAAAACGGTGTTAATGGTCACCCATCGACTTCGCGGGCTCTCTCGTTTCCAGCAAATAATAGTGATGGACAACGGACACATTATTGAGCAAGGTACTCACGCAGAACTGCTTGCCCTACAGGGGCGTTATTACCAGTTTAAGCAGGGTTTGTAA
- the lrp gene encoding leucine-responsive transcriptional regulator Lrp, translating into MVDSKKRPGKDLDRIDRNILNELQKDGRISNVELSKRVGLSPTPCLERVRRLERQGFIQGYTALLNPHYLDASLLVFVEITLNRGAPDVFEQFNTAVQKLEEIQECHLVSGDFDYLLKTRVPDMSAYRKLLGETLLRLPGVNDTRTYVVMEEVKQSNRLVIKTR; encoded by the coding sequence ATGGTAGATAGCAAGAAGCGCCCTGGCAAAGATCTCGACCGTATCGATCGTAACATTCTTAATGAGTTGCAAAAGGATGGGCGTATTTCTAACGTCGAGCTTTCTAAACGTGTGGGACTTTCCCCAACGCCGTGCCTTGAGCGTGTGCGTCGGCTGGAAAGACAAGGGTTTATTCAGGGCTATACAGCGCTGCTGAACCCCCATTATCTGGATGCATCACTTCTGGTATTCGTTGAGATTACTCTGAATCGTGGCGCACCGGATGTGTTTGAACAATTCAATACCGCTGTACAAAAACTTGAAGAAATTCAGGAGTGTCATTTAGTATCCGGTGATTTCGACTACCTGTTGAAAACACGCGTGCCGGATATGTCGGCTTACCGTAAGTTGTTGGGGGAAACCCTGCTGCGTCTGCCTGGCGTCAATGACACGCGGACATACGTTGTTATGGAAGAAGTCAAGCAGAGTAATCGTCTGGTTATTAAGACGCGCTAA
- the ftsK gene encoding DNA translocase FtsK — MSQEYTEDKEVTLTKLSSGRRLLEALLILIVLFAVWLMVALLSFNPSDPSWSQTAWHEPIHNLGGMPGAWLADTLFFIFGVMAYTIPVIIVGGCWFAWRHQSSDEYIDYFAVSLRIIGVLALILTSCGLAAINADDIWYFASGGVIGSLLSTTLQPLLHSSGGTIALLCVWAAGLTLFTGWSWVTIAEKLGGWILNILTFASNRTRRDDTWVDEDEYEDDEEYEDENHGKQHESRRARILRGALARRKRLAEKFINPMGRQTDAALFSGKRMDDEEEITYTARGVAADPDDVLFSGNRATQPEYDEYDPLLNGAPITEPVAVAAAATTATQSWAAPVEPVTQTPPVASVDVPPAQPTVAWQPVPGPQTGEPVIAPAPEGYPQQPQYAQPAVQYNEPLQQPVQPQQPYYAPAAEQPVQQPYYAPAAEQPVQQPYYTTAAEQSAQQPYYAPAPEQPVAGNAWQAEEQQSTFAPQSTYQTEQTYQQPAAQEPLYQQPQPVEQQPVVEPEPVVEETKPTRPPLYYFEEVEEKRAREREQLAAWYQPIPEPVKEPEPIKSSLKAPSVAAVPPVEAAAAVSPLASGVKKATLATGAAATVAATVFSLANSGGPRPQVKEGIGPQLPRPKRIRVPTRRELASYGIKLPSQRAAEEKAREAQRNQYDSGDHYNDDEIDAMQQDELARQFAQTQQQRYGEQYQHDVPVNTEDADAAAEAELARQFAQTQQQRYSGEQPAGANPFSLDDFEFSPMKALLDDGPHEPLFTPIVEPVQQPQQPVVPQQQYQQPQQPVAPQQQYQQPQQPVAPQPQYQQPQQPVAPQQQYQQPQQPVAPQPQYQQPQQPVVPQPQDTLLHPLLMRNGDSRPLHKPTTPLPSLDLLTPPPSEVEPVDTFALEQMARLVEARLADFRIKADVVNYSPGPVITRFELNLAPGVKAARISNLSRDLARSLSTVAVRVVEVIPGKPYVGLELPNKKRQTVYLREVLDNAKFRDNPSPLTVVLGKDIAGEPVVADLAKMPHLLVAGTTGSGKSVGVNAMILSMLYKAQPEDVRFIMIDPKMLELSVYEGIPHLLTEVVTDMKDAANALRWCVNEMERRYKLMSALGVRNLAGYNEKIAEADRMMRPIPDPYWKPGDSMDAQHPVLKKEPYIVVLVDEFADLMMTVGKKVEELIARLAQKARAAGIHLVLATQRPSVDVITGLIKANIPTRIAFTVSSKIDSRTILDQAGAESLLGMGDMLYSGPNSTLPVRVHGAFVRDQEVHAVVQDWKARGRPQYVDGITSDSESEGGAGGFDGAEELDPLFDQAVQFVTEKRKASISGVQRQFRIGYNRAARIIEQMEAQGIVSEQGHNGNREVLAPPPFD; from the coding sequence TTGAGCCAGGAATACACTGAAGACAAAGAAGTCACATTGACAAAGTTAAGTAGCGGCCGCCGACTTCTGGAGGCGTTGCTGATCCTTATTGTCCTGTTTGCCGTCTGGTTGATGGTTGCCTTACTAAGCTTTAACCCTTCGGACCCCAGCTGGTCGCAAACGGCCTGGCATGAGCCTATCCATAATTTAGGTGGAATGCCCGGTGCGTGGCTGGCAGATACGCTGTTCTTTATTTTTGGCGTGATGGCTTACACCATTCCCGTCATTATCGTCGGCGGTTGTTGGTTTGCCTGGCGTCATCAGTCCAGTGACGAATACATTGATTATTTTGCCGTTTCGCTACGCATCATTGGCGTTTTGGCGCTCATCCTTACCTCCTGTGGTCTGGCGGCAATCAACGCTGACGATATCTGGTATTTTGCCTCCGGTGGCGTCATTGGCAGCTTACTAAGCACTACGCTACAACCACTGCTACACAGTAGCGGGGGAACTATTGCGCTGCTCTGCGTTTGGGCAGCGGGCCTGACGCTGTTCACCGGTTGGTCATGGGTGACCATTGCTGAAAAACTCGGCGGCTGGATTTTAAACATTCTCACCTTCGCCAGTAATCGTACCCGTCGCGATGATACCTGGGTCGATGAAGATGAGTATGAAGACGACGAAGAATATGAAGATGAAAATCACGGCAAACAGCATGAATCACGCCGTGCCCGTATTCTTCGCGGCGCGTTAGCGCGTCGTAAACGTCTGGCGGAAAAATTCATTAATCCGATGGGGCGGCAAACAGATGCTGCGTTGTTCTCCGGTAAGCGGATGGATGATGAAGAAGAGATTACCTACACTGCACGCGGTGTGGCTGCCGACCCTGACGACGTCCTCTTTTCGGGCAATCGTGCAACGCAGCCAGAATATGACGAATACGATCCATTATTAAACGGTGCGCCAATTACCGAACCTGTTGCTGTAGCAGCTGCTGCTACCACGGCGACACAAAGCTGGGCTGCACCGGTTGAACCTGTGACTCAGACGCCGCCAGTTGCCTCTGTTGATGTTCCACCTGCGCAACCTACAGTAGCCTGGCAGCCTGTACCGGGGCCACAAACGGGAGAGCCGGTTATTGCTCCTGCACCGGAAGGTTACCCTCAGCAGCCACAATATGCGCAGCCTGCAGTGCAATATAATGAGCCGCTGCAACAACCTGTACAGCCACAGCAGCCGTATTATGCGCCTGCGGCGGAACAACCTGTGCAACAACCTTACTACGCTCCTGCGGCGGAACAACCTGTTCAGCAGCCGTATTACACAACTGCGGCGGAACAGTCTGCGCAACAGCCGTATTACGCCCCTGCGCCAGAACAACCGGTGGCAGGTAACGCCTGGCAAGCCGAAGAGCAGCAATCCACTTTTGCTCCACAGTCTACATACCAGACTGAGCAAACTTATCAGCAGCCAGCCGCTCAGGAGCCGTTGTACCAACAGCCGCAACCCGTTGAACAGCAGCCTGTTGTGGAGCCTGAACCCGTTGTAGAAGAGACAAAACCCACGCGTCCGCCGCTTTACTATTTTGAAGAAGTGGAAGAGAAGCGAGCCCGTGAACGTGAACAACTTGCGGCCTGGTATCAACCGATTCCAGAACCGGTTAAAGAACCGGAACCGATCAAATCTTCGCTGAAAGCACCTTCTGTTGCAGCAGTACCTCCAGTAGAAGCCGCTGCCGCTGTTTCTCCGCTGGCATCTGGTGTGAAAAAAGCGACACTGGCGACGGGGGCTGCCGCAACCGTTGCCGCGACAGTTTTCAGTCTGGCAAATAGTGGTGGACCGCGTCCGCAGGTCAAAGAGGGGATTGGCCCGCAGTTGCCACGACCGAAACGCATCCGCGTGCCAACTCGTCGTGAACTGGCGTCTTACGGTATTAAGCTGCCCTCACAGCGTGCGGCAGAAGAAAAAGCCCGTGAAGCCCAGCGCAATCAGTACGATTCCGGCGATCATTATAACGATGATGAAATCGATGCGATGCAGCAGGATGAACTGGCGCGTCAGTTCGCCCAGACGCAGCAGCAACGCTATGGCGAACAGTATCAACATGATGTGCCCGTGAATACAGAAGATGCAGATGCTGCGGCAGAGGCAGAACTGGCTCGTCAGTTTGCTCAAACTCAACAACAACGTTATTCCGGCGAACAACCGGCTGGGGCGAATCCGTTCTCGCTGGATGATTTCGAATTTTCGCCAATGAAAGCTTTGCTGGATGATGGGCCACACGAACCGCTGTTTACGCCAATTGTTGAACCTGTACAGCAGCCGCAACAACCGGTAGTGCCGCAGCAGCAATACCAGCAGCCACAACAACCGGTTGCACCGCAGCAGCAATATCAGCAGCCGCAACAGCCGGTTGCACCACAGCCGCAGTATCAGCAGCCACAACAGCCGGTTGCACCACAGCAGCAATATCAGCAGCCGCAACAGCCAGTTGCGCCGCAGCCGCAGTATCAGCAGCCACAACAACCGGTTGTGCCGCAGCCGCAGGATACCCTGCTTCATCCACTGTTGATGCGCAATGGCGACAGCCGTCCGTTGCATAAACCGACGACGCCGCTGCCTTCTCTGGATTTGCTGACACCGCCACCGAGCGAAGTGGAACCGGTAGATACCTTTGCGCTTGAACAAATGGCGCGCCTGGTGGAAGCGCGTCTGGCTGATTTCCGTATTAAAGCCGATGTCGTCAATTACTCTCCGGGACCGGTTATCACTCGCTTTGAATTGAATCTGGCACCGGGCGTAAAAGCGGCGCGCATTTCTAACTTGTCTCGTGACCTTGCCCGTTCACTTTCGACGGTGGCGGTGCGTGTCGTTGAAGTTATTCCTGGCAAACCTTATGTAGGTCTGGAGTTACCGAATAAAAAACGACAAACCGTTTATCTGCGCGAAGTGCTTGATAATGCGAAGTTCCGCGATAATCCGTCACCATTAACTGTGGTGCTGGGTAAAGATATCGCCGGTGAGCCGGTGGTTGCCGATCTGGCGAAGATGCCGCACTTGTTGGTTGCGGGGACTACCGGTTCCGGTAAATCTGTCGGTGTGAACGCGATGATCCTGAGCATGCTTTATAAAGCACAGCCAGAAGATGTGCGTTTCATCATGATCGACCCGAAAATGCTGGAGCTTTCGGTTTATGAAGGCATTCCGCACCTGTTAACGGAAGTTGTTACCGATATGAAAGATGCCGCCAACGCGCTGCGCTGGTGTGTTAACGAGATGGAGCGTCGTTACAAACTGATGTCTGCGCTGGGTGTGCGTAATCTGGCGGGTTATAACGAAAAAATTGCTGAAGCCGATCGCATGATGCGTCCGATTCCAGACCCGTACTGGAAGCCGGGTGACAGTATGGATGCCCAGCATCCGGTGCTGAAAAAAGAACCGTACATTGTGGTGTTGGTGGACGAATTTGCCGACCTGATGATGACGGTAGGTAAAAAAGTGGAAGAGCTGATAGCACGTCTGGCGCAAAAAGCCCGTGCTGCAGGTATCCACCTCGTACTGGCAACGCAGCGTCCATCGGTTGATGTTATTACTGGTCTGATTAAAGCGAATATTCCGACCCGTATCGCCTTTACCGTATCCAGTAAGATTGACTCACGTACCATTCTTGATCAGGCTGGCGCGGAATCCCTGCTGGGTATGGGGGATATGCTCTACTCTGGGCCGAACTCCACGCTGCCAGTACGTGTCCACGGTGCTTTTGTTCGCGATCAGGAAGTTCATGCCGTAGTACAGGACTGGAAAGCGCGTGGTCGCCCACAATATGTTGATGGCATCACCTCCGACAGCGAAAGCGAAGGTGGTGCGGGTGGTTTCGATGGCGCTGAAGAACTGGATCCGTTGTTCGATCAGGCAGTGCAGTTTGTCACTGAAAAACGCAAAGCGTCAATTTCAGGCGTACAGCGTCAGTTCCGCATTGGTTATAACCGTGCGGCGCGGATTATCGAACAGATGGAAGCGCAGGGGATTGTCAGCGAACAGGGGCACAATGGTAATCGTGAAGTGCTGGCCCCACCTCCGTTTGACTAA